In Isosphaera pallida ATCC 43644, the sequence GTGGTTCTTGACGTAATGCACCCCAGGGATGCCGTCGGTGTCGCCGGTGATCAGCAGCGCCACGTCGTAGGTATCGCGCAGCGCAATCATGTCCACCGCCATGCTAGTATCAAGTCCTTTTTCATTGATGGTGTGGTGAAGCAGGTCGATTTTCCAGTGTCCCTCCTGACGGATTTCGACGAAGTCGGTCGCGGCTTGAACGCCGTAGTAGAACCGCTTCTTGCGGTCTAGAGCTCGTTTTTTGCCTTCATACCATTCGCGGGTTTCGGCCAAGCAAAGATCCCAGGCTTCCTCGGCGCGACGTTCAAGGGGCAGGTCGGGCAGACGTCGGGAGACGTCCTCCAGATAGCTATCCCGTAGACGGGGGTTGGTCTCGAAACGTTGACGCAACCGGGAGATGGCTTTGGGATCGTTGAGGTCCCACTCATCCATTTTGCCGACCACATACCAATAAATGCGGGCATGTTGGGCAGTGGGCCAAGCCGCGCCGTCGGCGAAGGTACGGCCCCAGAATTGGACGCTTTCCTCAAAAACGTAGCGATAGAACGACCCGTAGTCGTCCACCCGCAAGTTGAGATGCTTGAGGACGCCGTCCAGATGCGAACCGTCCACCAAGGTGACAAAACGCATAACCATTGGCATGGGAGTTGTCCTTTGTGAAGTTGGGCGATTGGTGTGTCGAGGACACATGAGGTGGGAGGAAGATAAGGAAGCCAGGAGTGATCCAGCGCGTGGTCCGGAGGTATGCGGGTTTGGCGGAAACGAGGCGAAACGAGCGGAGCTCACGTTCAAGACCAAGGCGACCAACGAGACGAAGTGAGCCGAGCCAAGGCTGGAGCAGCGGCTCCTGCATACTTGCTGGCGGGACGACGGCGGGGCAATGAAAACGGGTGCAAGGCAAAGCAAGGCGGATCAAGGCGGTGGAGCAACGGCGAGGCCAAGAAGAGGGAACCCGTGGCGTGGCGTTGGTGAGGGTTGCCTTGAGCTTGAGCTCGAGTTTGAGAGTGTGGCGAGGTTGGCGGAATCGTCCAATCAAAGCGTGTCATCGTCGAGGTCGCGTAGGAAGGCCTGGCGCACTTGGTCCAATCCGAGCGAGACGACGGCGAGGGCAGGGTCGTGGAGTCCGGTGATGCTGAGGAGCGGTTCGTCAAGGACTTGCCCAATGCGGGCGGCGGGTAGGTCGCGGGTCAAGGTGGCCAGTTCGGGTTCGCGGTCAGGTTCGACCTCCAGCAGGAACCGCCCTGGGGTTTCGGCGAAGAGGGCGACGGCGTCGTGTTCCACCGCCTCGTCGCGTGGCAGGAGGTGGAGTTGGGCCGAGAGACCCAGGCCGCCTGCCAGAGCCATTTCGGCCAGACCGACCGCCAGCCCGCCTTCGTTGAGGTCATGACAAGAGCGGACCAGGCCGGACGCGATCGCCTGGTGAATCGCGCGGAAGATCCGCAGGTTCAGCGCCGCCTCCTCCACTTCAGGAATCACCCCGCCGGTGCGTCCGGTGGCAAGGGTCCAATGGGAGCCGGCCAGATGAGGTCCAGTTTGCCCCACGATCCACAGGGCGTTGCCGGACCGTTTGAGGTCCATCGTCACGCAGTCTTGAACATCCGGGACGATGCCCAAGGCAGAGATCAGCAGCGTAGGTGGGATCGTCAGGGTGGTCTGGCCGTGACGATATTCATTGTTGAGGCTGTCCTTGCCGGAGATGAACGGGGTTTGGTAGGCCAGGGCGAAGTCGTGGCAGGCTTGGGCGGCCAGGACCAGTGACCCCAGGGTCTCGGGCCGGTTGGTATTACCCCAGCAGAAGTTGTCCAACAGCGCGACGCGGGAGGGATCGGCCCCCACGGCGACCACGTTGCGGATTGCCTCGTCAATAGCGAGCCCGGCCATTGCGTAGGGATCGAGATCGCCAACTCGGTTGTTGATCCCGCAGCCGATCGCCAGGCCGCGGGGCTGATCGGGACGGGGCAGGATCACCGCCGCGTCGCCGGGACCATGTCCTTGGGGACCGACTAGGGGTTTGACGATGGTGCGGGCTTGCACCTCGTGGTCATATTGCCGGACGATCCACTCCTTCGAACAGATGTCCCAGTGACTCAGAATCGTCAGCAGATCGGCATTGTAGGTGGCGATGGGCGGGGCACCCTGGCCGCTGGAGCCGCCGGGCAGCGGCGGCTTGAGGGGTTGGGGAGCGACCCGGTTGTGACGAGCGCGACGCAACACGTCAGGGCGTCCGCCGTGAAGGAACTCCATGCCGAGTTGGCCAACCACCTCCCCCTGGTAGCGGAGGGTGAGCGTCCGGTCGTCGGTGAAACGACCCAGCACTGTCGCCTCGACATCCTCCCCGGCGGCCAATTCGCGCAGCGCCTCCCAATGCTCGGGGGGAACCGCCAGGATCATCCGTTCCTGGGCTTCGGAGATCCAGATTTCGGTGGGGGTGAGTCCCTGGTATTTGAGGGGGGCAGTTTCAAGATCAACCACGGCCCCGGTCTGTTCGCCCATTTCGCCGATGGCCGAGGAGAAGCCACCGGCCCCGCAATCGGTTACGCTGCGGAACAACGCGCGGTCGCGGGCTTGGATCAACACGTCGGCAAGAGTCTTCTGAGTGATCGGGTTGCCGATCTGCACCGCGCCTCCAGAGACCGTCTCACTCTCTTCAGTCAGTTCGAGAGAGGAGAAGGTCGCGCCGTGGATGCCGTCGCGGCCGGTGCGGCCGCCGAGGACCACGATGAGATCGCCGGGCCGGGCGGTTTTGTCCACGGCGTTGAGCGGGATCAGGCCAACGGTGCCGCAAAAGACCAAGGGGTTACCAACGTAGCGGGGATCGACCACGAGCGCGCCGTTGACCGTGGGGATGCCCATGCGGTTGCCGTAGTCGCGGACTCCGGCGACCACCCCGCGTAGAACGCGGCGGGGGTGCAGGGTGCCGGGCGGCAGCTGCTCGGCGGGGAGGTTGGGCGGGGCAACGCAGAACACGCTGGTGTTGCAGATCGGTTTGGCTCCGCGTCCAGTGCCCAGGGCGTCGCGGATGACCCCGCCGAGTCCGGTGTTGGAACCGCCGTAGGGGTCGATCGCCGAGGGATGGTTGTGAGTCTCGACCTTGAACGAAACGCCGTATTCCTTATCGAATTGGATCACCCCCGAGTTGTCGGCGAAGACGCTCACCAGCCAATCCAGGCCGTGGCGTCCGACGAGTTCGCGGGTGGAGCGGAACACCGTCTCGCGCAAAAGGTTCGTGATAAGCTGGTCTTCGAACTCAATCCGCCCTTTGAGGGTTTTGTGGGAGCAGTGTTCGCTCCAGGTCTGGGCCAGGGTCTCCAGTTCGATCTCAGTCGGTTCGCGGCCTCGATCGCGGAAGTAGGTCTGGATTGCCTTCATCTCTTCCAGCGAGAGGGCGAGTTGCCCGCGCCGGGAAACCTCGATTAAGGCGTCGTCCTCGAGGTCGCGCAATGGGACTTCGACCCGTCGCGGCTGGGCGTTGGCATTGGCAGGGCGGATTGCCGGGGAGGGCCGCGAAATAGCGGCGAGGTTTCCCTGGATCGCCATCTCGACGGCGTCGTTGACCAGAACCCGGCTGACGAGGCGTTCGCGTTGGTCGGCCGGGCCATCGATCCTGTAGCTGCGCACGCCACGCACCGAGTTGACCGGCCAGCCGAGGGTGGCGAGCAAGGCCCGGGCGTTGTCGGCTTGAGGGTCGGTCACACCGGGCTTGAGCAGAACGTGAATCCACGGCGACCCGTTCGAGGCAGACGCCGGATCGCTAGTCTGGAGCGCAGGGCTTTCGCCGGCGGGCAGCAGGTGAAGGGTTTCCACCACGGGGTCGCTCAACCAGCGGCGGGCGACAGATGAAAACTCCTCGGTCCCCCGGCGCTCCTGGAGGTCGAACGCCGGTTCGATGAGGAAGCCTCGGGCGGTCTGGATCGACCAGGGTCCGGTCAAACCCAGATCGGCTGCGTCGCGGCAAATCCGATGGGCGTCGTGAGGGATCGTCGCGCCGGACGGCATGATCCAAAGATGCCACACGCGTGATGGAGGCGAGTCCAAGATGAGCGATCCTTCCCAAAACAAACGGCGGCACCATCCTGCACGCCGATGATTTCTTCTCTTCGATGACGCACGGAACGAATTGAAACGATTGACGGTGAAACCCAAGTCGCCCGGATCTGACCGGGAACCACTCAACTCAACGCGACGTGTGGGAACGCCAGCAAAACGGATCGGTCGGGTGAAACGGCGAGAGGGCGGGCGATTGAGGGATTGAATCAAGGCGACCAATACGCCAGAACGGATCGTATCAAACAAGATTAACCAACCCAGCGTGGTGCGACACGCAGGGCGACGGTGATGAACCCGGCGAGGCGGTGGGTCCACCAGACGTTAGGTGAGGGTCGGTTGCGGCCCGTCTCCGTCACGTCACCATTGTTTCCCGCGATCAAGGGTTCGGCAATCCCCACGTGAGATTGATGAAGAAATCGGGTCGATTTTCACGAACACCCACCAGGAGAGCGACCGGCCGGGTTGAGGTTGGGATACGACGGTTGGGGTTGGTCAGTCTGGTTGGCCAGGGGGGTCAAAGGTCCAATCGCGGCGGCGTTGGGCGGCCTCGTTCCAGAGGTGTTCAAAGCGGGTGGCGGACGGGTGGTCGTCGAGAGCCGCGCGGAGTTGGTCCAACCGGGCGCGGAACAGGTCGAGGGCTCGATCAAGCGCGGCGCGGTTGGCCTGGAGGATGGCGCGCCATAATCCGGCGTCAGCGGCGGCGACCCGGGTGAGGTCGCGGTAGGCTCCGGCGGCGAAGTCTTGATCGCGGGGGGTGATGCAACCGGCTAGCGCCGAGGCGATCAGGTGGGGTAGGTGGCTGGTGAGGGCCAGGACGCGGTCGTGTTCCTCGGGGTCGAGACTGACCAGGCGGCAGCCCAAGGTGGTCCAGAAGGCTGAGACCCGCTCCAGCGCGTCGGGGTCGGTGACAGGCGAGGGGGTCAGCACGCAGACCCGTCCCAGAAACAGGTCGTCCCGCGCGTGTTCGACCCCGGCCAACTCCGAACCGGCCAGCGGGTGGGCGGCCACGAAGCGGGAGGGAGCGGAGGCATCGTTGCGACTGCGTGGACCTGCGGTCTCGCCCATCAGACGCAGATCGCGCAGGATCGCGGCTTTGACGCTGCCAGCGTCGGTGACGGCCAGATGGTCGGGACCGTGCGCGAGAGCCTCGGCGACGTTGGCGGCGATGCGATCGACCGGGGTGCAGACCACCACCAGGTCAGAGACGGCCGCGGCGCGGGCTAGGGTCGGAACCGCCTGGTCAATTGCGCCGCGGCGGCGGGCGTTCTGAAGACATTGAGGGTCGCGGCCCACTCCTAGAATGGTGCCGCGCCAACCGGCCCGCTTGAGTCCCAAGCCGATCGAACCGCCGATGAGACCCACGCCCACGATGGTCACTACCGGGGCCGCGATGTGGGGTTGGGGGGCCGTCTGGGCGGTCGCGGTCGAGGGAGGGGGATCCGAGGGGAGTTCGATCACGTCCAAAGGTCCAAACAGGTCGGGTCGGAGGCGCGCGACGACGCAGGGACGGGTTCAAGGCGTGGCAGGCGGTTCGGGGGCAACGCGGAACCGCACCGCCTGGTTGACTTCCTGGACGATGGCCTGCTTGGCGTCGCTTGGTTGGCCTTCGGTTCCCTTGGGGGTAACGGTCACCACAAAGCGTTGGCGGATGGTGGAATCGGTCAAACGGCCCTGGGTTTGGTCGAACTGGATGGTCCCCTTGAATTCCTTGACATCCAACGCGACAGAGAACGGTGAGTTGTCCTCCTGAGGCGATACGAGGATCATTTTGCCCTCCATGTCGATGACCCGCCGACCGGCTTGGGCAGGATCGGCGGGACGCAGGGTGTAAACCCGTTCGTAACGCATTTTGCCTTGGGGAGGCATAGCAATCTCGCTCACGTCGGTCCAGGACTGGCCGGCGGCGAGTGGTCGGTCGGGCAACCGCAAGGTGGCTTGGCTGGCAAGGTTCTTGAGACCCTCCGCGTCGAACAGGCCGCCGGTCATCCCGACCATGCCCGGAGGCGCGGCCTCGCGGATCTTCTTGAGCGCGTCAGGAGGAATCACCACGTTGTCAATCGCGCCGTCGGGCTTGACTGTCTGGACGAATTCAACGCCCACCAGGGCGTCGTAGAGCTTGAGCAACGGGGCGACTTGAGGGTGGTCGCGCGCCTCGTCGTCGGCGGGGGTCATGGTGTCCACCCGGAATTTGCCGGCGGGACCGTCGATGTCGAGCCGAACCCTCTGGAAGGTCTCGCCAACCTTGGCCACCCGGCTGGTCGGATCGACCTCCTTGACGGTGCGGGTCAGGTCGATCAACTGGGTGATGGTGTTGTTGATCGTCTGACCAGCCGCTTGAACCTGGATCTGAGTTCGCTGCAGGAACTCGTAACGTTGCGTCTCGTTTGGGGTAAATCGAAACTGGAGACGTTCGCCGTCCTTGCCGTCCTGAGCGGGGGCGGGAGCGGACCAGCCGGCCGTCGCCATCGCCAAGCCCCACACAATCGCCCACCGCGGCGCGACCAGCCGCGACCCACCAACGCACGACGGTTGCGCGGTTTCTATCCTCGACGATGCCATGACGCGATCCCTCAACGAGACAAAGCGGGTTCAACTTAGGTCGAGTCCGAACGATCGCGCGACCACCCGCGTGGGACTCCGGCCCCAACACCGTGTCCCGCCACCTTGCGACCACTCCAGCCCGACCCCTTCAGCCTACCAAAACCGACCCCGACCCGACGAGACCGATTCCCACCATCCGCCACCCGGCCACCCAAGCTACCCCGCCGGCGAGGTGATCGCATTCCATATAATGTGACCTTTTGTTCCCTAGGGAAAACCCGAGTTTCCTTCCCGCGACCCAATTGACAACAGACTGGGGCGGGGTTAGCCTGACCACCGTGGAAACGCTTCGATGCGACTCAAGCCGACGATCGTGACCAAGTCGCCGACGTTGCGGCAGGAGGGATCGAAGCGGCCTTGTCGCACGGAAAGGAGTCCTCGACATTTGCCGGTCGCCCGATCAAACCGTCTTCGATCGTGTTGGTCCTCCTCACCCTGAAGACGGCGGCGTTTGGTTTTGGCGCGATCATCTCCACCACGACCCGAGGCTCCTCCTATGTCCAGCCGCCGCAAGAAGAACCATCATGCGTCGTCATCGTTGCTGGAGGTTTACCTCAAGCAAATCAACGAAACTCCACTGCTAAGCGCCGCGGAGGAGCGTGAGTTGGGTCGCCGGGTCTCCGAAGGGGACTACTTCGCCCGCGATCATCTCGTGAAGGCGAACTTGCGGTTGGTAGTGAGCATCGCGCGGGGTTACAACGGCAAGGGTCTAGGGTTGGACGACCTGATCGAGGAGAGGAACCTCGGTCTAATCCGGGCGGTTGAGACATTCGATTACAGTCAGAACATTCGGTTCAGCACGTATGCCAGCTATTGGATCAAGCAGTCGATCCGGCGGGCGGTGATGAACAACGGCAAGCCGATCCGGCTGCCGGCCTACATGGTGACGCTGCTGGCCAAGTGGCGTCAAGCGACCACCAAGCTGACCGCGCGGCTGGGCCGTCCGCCCACGCCCGAGGAGGTCGGCAAGGAGCTGCGGCTCTCCCCGCGCAAGATTCCCATCGTCAGTAAGGCAATGGAGGTTTCCAAACTCCAACCGTACAGCGAAGGGGACGAGGATACCGGAGTGCCTCTGGACGACGTGCTGATCGACGGCAACAACCGGTCCCCCGACGAACTCATGGCCCACGACGACGATCAAGCCCGCATGAAGATCCTGCTCGACGAATTGGACGAACGCGAGTCGGCAGTGATCCGTCTGCGGTTTGGTTTGGACGAGTCGGTTCCCGAGGCGATGACCCTGCGTCAGATCGGCGAACGGCTGGGCCTGACCCGGGAGCGGGTCCGCCAGTTGGAACAGGCCGCCCTCACCAAGCTGGCCATCGCGTTCAAGATCGACCTCAAGGACGCCTGGCTGTAACGACCGACCCCT encodes:
- a CDS encoding NYN domain-containing protein; this encodes MPMVMRFVTLVDGSHLDGVLKHLNLRVDDYGSFYRYVFEESVQFWGRTFADGAAWPTAQHARIYWYVVGKMDEWDLNDPKAISRLRQRFETNPRLRDSYLEDVSRRLPDLPLERRAEEAWDLCLAETREWYEGKKRALDRKKRFYYGVQAATDFVEIRQEGHWKIDLLHHTINEKGLDTSMAVDMIALRDTYDVALLITGDTDGIPGVHYVKNHAKHVGVIEFRRGSRDDFGGKTASSRLKIAADFVSQIYETDLLKLKLAYRSEADYNANYNETY
- the purL gene encoding phosphoribosylformylglycinamidine synthase subunit PurL: MPSGATIPHDAHRICRDAADLGLTGPWSIQTARGFLIEPAFDLQERRGTEEFSSVARRWLSDPVVETLHLLPAGESPALQTSDPASASNGSPWIHVLLKPGVTDPQADNARALLATLGWPVNSVRGVRSYRIDGPADQRERLVSRVLVNDAVEMAIQGNLAAISRPSPAIRPANANAQPRRVEVPLRDLEDDALIEVSRRGQLALSLEEMKAIQTYFRDRGREPTEIELETLAQTWSEHCSHKTLKGRIEFEDQLITNLLRETVFRSTRELVGRHGLDWLVSVFADNSGVIQFDKEYGVSFKVETHNHPSAIDPYGGSNTGLGGVIRDALGTGRGAKPICNTSVFCVAPPNLPAEQLPPGTLHPRRVLRGVVAGVRDYGNRMGIPTVNGALVVDPRYVGNPLVFCGTVGLIPLNAVDKTARPGDLIVVLGGRTGRDGIHGATFSSLELTEESETVSGGAVQIGNPITQKTLADVLIQARDRALFRSVTDCGAGGFSSAIGEMGEQTGAVVDLETAPLKYQGLTPTEIWISEAQERMILAVPPEHWEALRELAAGEDVEATVLGRFTDDRTLTLRYQGEVVGQLGMEFLHGGRPDVLRRARHNRVAPQPLKPPLPGGSSGQGAPPIATYNADLLTILSHWDICSKEWIVRQYDHEVQARTIVKPLVGPQGHGPGDAAVILPRPDQPRGLAIGCGINNRVGDLDPYAMAGLAIDEAIRNVVAVGADPSRVALLDNFCWGNTNRPETLGSLVLAAQACHDFALAYQTPFISGKDSLNNEYRHGQTTLTIPPTLLISALGIVPDVQDCVTMDLKRSGNALWIVGQTGPHLAGSHWTLATGRTGGVIPEVEEAALNLRIFRAIHQAIASGLVRSCHDLNEGGLAVGLAEMALAGGLGLSAQLHLLPRDEAVEHDAVALFAETPGRFLLEVEPDREPELATLTRDLPAARIGQVLDEPLLSITGLHDPALAVVSLGLDQVRQAFLRDLDDDTL
- a CDS encoding prephenate dehydrogenase, yielding MIELPSDPPPSTATAQTAPQPHIAAPVVTIVGVGLIGGSIGLGLKRAGWRGTILGVGRDPQCLQNARRRGAIDQAVPTLARAAAVSDLVVVCTPVDRIAANVAEALAHGPDHLAVTDAGSVKAAILRDLRLMGETAGPRSRNDASAPSRFVAAHPLAGSELAGVEHARDDLFLGRVCVLTPSPVTDPDALERVSAFWTTLGCRLVSLDPEEHDRVLALTSHLPHLIASALAGCITPRDQDFAAGAYRDLTRVAAADAGLWRAILQANRAALDRALDLFRARLDQLRAALDDHPSATRFEHLWNEAAQRRRDWTFDPPGQPD
- a CDS encoding DUF6263 family protein, whose product is MATAGWSAPAPAQDGKDGERLQFRFTPNETQRYEFLQRTQIQVQAAGQTINNTITQLIDLTRTVKEVDPTSRVAKVGETFQRVRLDIDGPAGKFRVDTMTPADDEARDHPQVAPLLKLYDALVGVEFVQTVKPDGAIDNVVIPPDALKKIREAAPPGMVGMTGGLFDAEGLKNLASQATLRLPDRPLAAGQSWTDVSEIAMPPQGKMRYERVYTLRPADPAQAGRRVIDMEGKMILVSPQEDNSPFSVALDVKEFKGTIQFDQTQGRLTDSTIRQRFVVTVTPKGTEGQPSDAKQAIVQEVNQAVRFRVAPEPPATP
- a CDS encoding sigma-70 family RNA polymerase sigma factor; its protein translation is MSSRRKKNHHASSSLLEVYLKQINETPLLSAAEERELGRRVSEGDYFARDHLVKANLRLVVSIARGYNGKGLGLDDLIEERNLGLIRAVETFDYSQNIRFSTYASYWIKQSIRRAVMNNGKPIRLPAYMVTLLAKWRQATTKLTARLGRPPTPEEVGKELRLSPRKIPIVSKAMEVSKLQPYSEGDEDTGVPLDDVLIDGNNRSPDELMAHDDDQARMKILLDELDERESAVIRLRFGLDESVPEAMTLRQIGERLGLTRERVRQLEQAALTKLAIAFKIDLKDAWL